A genome region from Methylohalobius crimeensis 10Ki includes the following:
- the purF gene encoding amidophosphoribosyltransferase, with product MCGIVGIVSHSPVNQELYEALTVLQHRGQDAAGIVTYEGGRFYLRKDRGLVRDVFQSEHMLNLPGTMGIGHVRYPTAGCTSPAEAQPFYVNSPYGIVLGHNGNLTNADQLKQEIFLQDQRHINTDSDSEILLNVFAHELQRQGKLRLDVNDVFDAVSEVHRRCRGAYAVAAMITGFGILGFRDPYGIRPAVIGRRESAQGLEYMIASESVALDVLGFEVVRDIEPGEAVFIEKNGRLHSRQCAKTTSHVPCMFEFVYFARPDSMIDKISIHKARLRMGEKLADKILRQRPDHDIDVVIPIPDTSRTSAMELASRLGVKYREGFIKNRYVGRTFIMPGQQLRQKSVRRKLNPIDLEFKGKNVLLVDDSIVRGTTSQQIIQMARDAGAKQVYFASASPPVRHPYVYGIDMPAAHELIAHGRSEAEVESLLGADWLIYQDLGDLAKAVRRGNPKIERFETSCFSGEYVTGDITQEYLEKLSRHRSDANRTENSRIYTNVIDLPNSV from the coding sequence ATGTGCGGAATTGTCGGTATCGTCTCCCATTCTCCCGTCAACCAGGAATTGTATGAAGCCCTGACCGTTCTTCAACATCGCGGCCAGGATGCCGCCGGGATCGTCACTTACGAGGGGGGGCGATTTTATCTACGAAAGGATCGGGGCTTGGTCCGGGATGTGTTTCAGAGCGAGCACATGCTGAATCTTCCGGGAACCATGGGGATCGGCCACGTGCGTTATCCCACTGCCGGCTGCACCAGCCCCGCCGAGGCGCAACCGTTCTACGTCAATTCCCCCTACGGGATCGTCTTGGGGCATAACGGGAATCTCACCAACGCCGACCAACTCAAGCAAGAGATTTTTCTCCAGGATCAGCGCCATATCAATACCGACTCCGACTCGGAGATTCTGCTCAACGTGTTCGCCCATGAACTGCAGCGCCAAGGCAAACTGCGTCTGGACGTGAACGACGTGTTCGATGCGGTTTCCGAAGTCCACCGACGCTGCCGGGGTGCCTATGCGGTGGCGGCGATGATCACCGGTTTCGGGATTCTGGGATTTCGCGACCCTTACGGCATCCGGCCGGCGGTGATCGGTCGGCGTGAATCCGCCCAGGGCCTTGAATACATGATCGCCTCCGAAAGCGTCGCCTTGGATGTGTTGGGCTTCGAGGTGGTGCGCGATATCGAGCCCGGCGAGGCGGTATTCATCGAAAAAAACGGCCGTTTGCACAGTCGTCAGTGCGCCAAGACGACCTCTCATGTCCCGTGCATGTTCGAGTTCGTCTATTTCGCCCGGCCCGATTCGATGATCGATAAGATTTCCATCCACAAAGCCAGGCTCCGGATGGGGGAGAAGCTGGCGGACAAAATTCTGCGGCAGCGTCCCGACCACGATATCGATGTGGTCATTCCCATCCCCGATACCAGCCGCACTTCCGCGATGGAATTGGCCAGTCGTCTGGGGGTCAAGTATCGGGAAGGATTCATCAAGAATCGCTACGTGGGCCGTACCTTCATCATGCCCGGGCAACAGCTGCGGCAGAAATCGGTGCGGCGTAAACTCAATCCGATCGATTTGGAGTTCAAGGGCAAAAACGTGCTCCTGGTGGACGATTCCATCGTCCGCGGCACCACCTCCCAGCAGATCATTCAGATGGCCCGGGATGCCGGCGCCAAACAAGTTTATTTCGCTTCCGCCTCGCCTCCGGTGCGCCATCCCTACGTGTATGGCATCGACATGCCCGCCGCCCACGAATTGATCGCTCACGGGCGCAGCGAAGCGGAGGTGGAGTCCCTCCTGGGCGCGGATTGGTTGATCTATCAGGATCTGGGGGATCTCGCCAAGGCCGTGCGACGCGGTAACCCCAAGATCGAGCGCTTCGAGACCAGTTGCTTCAGCGGCGAATATGTGACTGGCGACATAACCCAGGAATACTTGGAAAAGTTGAGCCGTCACCGGTCCGATGCCAATCGAACCGAAAACTCCCGGATCTACACCAACGTGATCGATTTACCCAACTCAGTCTAG
- a CDS encoding O-succinylhomoserine sulfhydrylase, translated as MSESKITDWNQYGIQTQSIRAGQHRTPENEHSDPIFVTSSYVFDSAHQAQARFAGEQPGNIYSRFTNPTVRTFEERLAAMEGGERCLGIASGMAAIMSFCMGVLKAGDHVVCSRSVFGNTMGLFKNFMAKFGVETSFVALTDLNAWEAAIRPQTRFLFLETPSNPLTELVDIEALADLAHGKDCLLVVDNCFCTPALQKPIDLGADVVVHSATKYLDGQGRCVGGALVGPENLLQQEIFPFLRTGGAAMSPFNAWVFLAGLETLAIRMRAHCDNALKLARWLEDHPRIERVYYPGLASHPQYELAQRQQSGAGGIVSFDVRGGREAAWKLIDHTRLLSITANLGDVKTTITHPATTTHGRLSPEDRQRAGISEGLVRVSVGLEDIQDIIADLERGL; from the coding sequence ATGAGCGAGTCTAAAATTACAGATTGGAATCAATACGGGATCCAGACCCAAAGCATCCGCGCCGGCCAGCATCGGACGCCGGAGAACGAGCACTCCGACCCCATTTTCGTCACTTCCAGCTATGTCTTCGACAGCGCCCATCAAGCCCAGGCCCGCTTTGCCGGCGAACAACCCGGGAATATCTATTCCCGCTTCACCAACCCCACCGTTCGCACCTTCGAGGAGCGCCTTGCGGCCATGGAGGGAGGCGAGCGCTGTTTGGGGATCGCCTCCGGCATGGCCGCCATCATGAGTTTCTGCATGGGCGTACTGAAAGCGGGCGATCATGTGGTGTGCTCCCGGTCGGTGTTCGGCAACACCATGGGGCTGTTCAAGAATTTTATGGCCAAATTCGGCGTGGAAACCTCGTTTGTGGCGCTCACCGATTTGAACGCTTGGGAAGCGGCGATTCGCCCCCAAACTCGCTTCCTGTTCCTGGAAACGCCTTCCAATCCCCTGACCGAACTCGTCGATATTGAGGCGCTTGCGGACTTGGCCCACGGCAAGGATTGCCTTTTGGTGGTGGACAACTGCTTCTGCACCCCCGCTCTGCAAAAGCCCATCGATCTGGGGGCCGACGTGGTGGTGCATTCGGCCACCAAATATCTGGACGGGCAGGGGCGCTGCGTCGGCGGGGCCCTGGTAGGACCGGAAAATCTGTTGCAGCAGGAAATTTTTCCCTTTCTCCGCACCGGCGGGGCGGCGATGAGTCCGTTCAACGCCTGGGTGTTTTTGGCCGGGTTGGAAACCTTGGCCATTCGTATGCGGGCCCATTGCGACAACGCTCTGAAGTTGGCCCGCTGGCTGGAGGATCACCCCCGGATCGAGCGGGTCTATTATCCGGGCTTGGCTTCCCATCCTCAATATGAGCTGGCTCAACGCCAGCAATCCGGAGCCGGCGGGATCGTGAGCTTCGACGTCCGCGGAGGGCGGGAGGCGGCCTGGAAGCTAATCGACCATACCCGATTGCTTTCCATTACCGCTAATCTGGGAGATGTGAAGACCACCATTACCCATCCGGCAACCACCACTCATGGCCGTCTGTCCCCCGAGGATCGGCAACGGGCCGGGATTTCCGAGGGGCTGGTCAGGGTATCGGTGGGGCTGGAAGACATCCAAGACATCATTGCCGACCTGGAGCGCGGTTTATGA
- the lolA gene encoding outer membrane lipoprotein chaperone LolA, which produces MAFFRTVLPIDGRFWFALWACWSLAAVGAPSAAGELERFLASVTTLSADFEQQVIDERGQVTQSNRGRFYLKRPGKFRWTYETPYRQEVVADGVKVWFYDPDLEQVTVKTIGAALGSAPALLLSGELDLEQRFIVSEQGRRGETAWVELRPKDEADVFRRLRVELRQGVLSSMELADNFGQLTRIQFEDVRLNPPLQDKLFRFSPPPGVDVFEG; this is translated from the coding sequence ATGGCTTTTTTTCGAACGGTTTTGCCCATCGATGGGCGGTTTTGGTTCGCGCTGTGGGCTTGCTGGTCCCTGGCCGCGGTAGGCGCGCCTTCGGCGGCGGGGGAATTGGAGCGCTTTTTGGCCTCGGTGACCACGTTGTCCGCGGATTTCGAGCAACAGGTGATCGACGAGCGCGGTCAGGTGACCCAATCCAACCGGGGACGTTTTTATCTGAAACGCCCCGGCAAGTTTCGCTGGACTTACGAAACCCCCTACCGGCAGGAGGTGGTGGCCGATGGGGTGAAAGTCTGGTTTTACGATCCGGATCTGGAGCAGGTGACGGTCAAAACCATTGGCGCCGCCTTGGGGTCGGCACCGGCTTTGTTGCTGAGCGGAGAACTGGATTTGGAACAGCGCTTTATCGTCTCCGAGCAGGGGCGACGTGGTGAAACCGCGTGGGTCGAGCTGCGCCCCAAGGACGAGGCCGATGTCTTTCGGCGACTTCGAGTGGAGCTGCGTCAAGGGGTGCTGAGTTCGATGGAACTGGCGGATAATTTCGGCCAACTCACCCGGATTCAGTTTGAAGATGTGCGTCTCAACCCGCCTCTGCAAGACAAGCTGTTCCGATTTTCTCCGCCCCCCGGCGTGGATGTGTTCGAAGGCTGA
- a CDS encoding DNA translocase FtsK: MERVVHGLREIGLFCYLALSLYLFLSLSTFDLEDPGWRHSGTGRPLANAGGLVGAWLADFGLSLLGMMAFLIPVMIVWHAVLVYWNRVTINWGVLALRWAGFFVTAMAGSGLAYIHFIRAPLDLPETPGGIVGAEIGEWLLGRFGVLGATLALLVVFLAGVTLFTGMSWLSLMETIGKYVLEGWGFVVSKGWQWVRERRTSAPEKRAPAGEKEAPQPRVERKVRRAPKVALPEEPEEPLPEVAPEPEPKPKTAVPEPAEAKIPKPNIPEPEPEPKPASEEPAVKPVIRKRADTKKTPERSSTRPENVVTVLPPLELLDEGDPHGQGYSEEELASMSRHVESVLADFGVPVEVKEVHPGPVITRFEIKPGPGIKGSRISNLATDLARSLSVPSVRVVEVIPGKSNVGLEIPNLQRETVYLREILTSREYQQAKSSVTLVLGKDISGRPVVADLAKMPHLLVAGTTGSGKSVAINAMILSMVYKAGPEQVRMIMIDPKMLELSVYEGIPHLLSPVVTDMKEAASALRWCVAEMDRRYRLMSALKVRNLAGYNRKVQEAIEQGEPIKDPFFRASDMEEGGSWPILEPLPVIVVVIDELADMMMIVGKKVEELIARLAQKARAAGVHLILATQRPSVDVLTGLIKANVPTRIAFQVSSKVDSRTILDQGGAESLLGSGDMLYLPPGTGFPQRAHGAFVDDHEVLEVVDYLKQTGRPQYIEEITRFQDESESGGGGEPDGETDALYDDAVRFVTETRRVSISSVQRKFKIGYNRAARIVEDMESAGVVSEAEGNGSRTVLAPPPVED, translated from the coding sequence ATGGAGCGGGTCGTTCACGGCCTCCGCGAGATAGGATTATTTTGCTATTTGGCCCTGAGCCTGTATCTGTTCTTGTCCCTGTCGACTTTCGATTTGGAGGATCCCGGTTGGCGGCATAGCGGTACCGGTCGTCCTCTGGCCAATGCCGGCGGTTTGGTGGGGGCTTGGCTGGCGGATTTCGGGCTCTCGCTGCTGGGGATGATGGCGTTCTTGATCCCCGTGATGATCGTCTGGCATGCCGTTTTGGTGTATTGGAATCGAGTGACAATCAATTGGGGCGTCCTGGCCTTGCGCTGGGCCGGCTTTTTCGTCACCGCGATGGCCGGGTCCGGCTTGGCCTATATCCATTTTATTCGAGCGCCGTTGGATCTCCCCGAGACCCCCGGCGGGATCGTGGGCGCCGAGATCGGGGAATGGCTGTTGGGGCGTTTCGGCGTGCTGGGTGCGACCTTGGCGCTATTGGTGGTGTTTTTGGCCGGCGTGACATTGTTCACGGGCATGTCCTGGCTCAGCCTGATGGAAACCATCGGCAAGTATGTGCTGGAGGGGTGGGGTTTCGTCGTCTCGAAGGGCTGGCAATGGGTCCGGGAGCGAAGGACCTCAGCACCCGAAAAGAGGGCACCGGCCGGGGAAAAAGAGGCGCCGCAACCGCGAGTGGAACGAAAAGTTAGGCGTGCCCCCAAAGTGGCCTTGCCGGAGGAGCCGGAGGAACCTTTGCCGGAGGTAGCGCCTGAACCCGAACCGAAGCCTAAAACGGCGGTCCCCGAGCCTGCCGAAGCGAAGATTCCAAAACCGAATATTCCCGAGCCGGAGCCCGAACCCAAACCGGCTTCGGAAGAACCGGCCGTCAAACCCGTGATCCGCAAGCGGGCGGATACGAAGAAGACACCGGAACGGTCCTCGACTCGACCGGAGAATGTCGTAACGGTGCTGCCGCCGCTGGAGCTTCTGGATGAAGGCGATCCGCACGGCCAAGGCTATTCCGAGGAGGAGTTGGCCTCCATGTCCCGTCACGTGGAGTCGGTGTTGGCGGATTTCGGCGTTCCGGTGGAGGTGAAAGAGGTGCATCCGGGGCCGGTGATCACGCGGTTCGAAATCAAGCCCGGCCCCGGCATCAAGGGTAGCCGGATCAGCAATCTGGCCACCGATTTGGCGCGCTCCCTGTCGGTCCCCAGTGTACGGGTGGTGGAGGTGATTCCGGGCAAATCCAATGTGGGGCTGGAGATCCCCAACTTGCAGCGCGAGACGGTTTATCTGCGCGAAATCCTCACCAGTCGCGAGTATCAACAGGCCAAGTCTTCCGTGACCCTGGTCTTGGGCAAGGATATCTCCGGCCGTCCGGTGGTGGCGGACCTGGCCAAGATGCCTCATCTGCTGGTGGCCGGGACCACCGGATCGGGCAAGTCGGTGGCGATCAATGCCATGATCTTGAGCATGGTGTACAAAGCCGGGCCGGAACAGGTCCGGATGATCATGATCGATCCCAAAATGTTGGAGCTGTCGGTCTACGAGGGCATTCCCCACCTTTTGAGCCCGGTGGTTACCGATATGAAAGAGGCGGCATCGGCGCTGCGTTGGTGCGTGGCGGAGATGGACCGCCGCTACCGCTTGATGTCCGCCTTGAAAGTTCGCAACTTGGCCGGCTACAACCGCAAGGTGCAGGAGGCCATCGAACAGGGCGAACCGATCAAGGATCCCTTCTTCCGCGCCAGCGACATGGAGGAGGGGGGCAGTTGGCCGATTCTGGAGCCCTTGCCGGTGATCGTGGTAGTGATCGACGAGCTGGCGGACATGATGATGATCGTGGGCAAGAAGGTGGAGGAGCTGATCGCCCGCCTGGCCCAGAAAGCTCGGGCCGCGGGGGTGCATTTGATCCTTGCCACCCAGCGTCCGTCGGTGGACGTGTTGACCGGCCTGATCAAAGCCAATGTGCCGACCCGGATCGCGTTTCAGGTATCCTCCAAGGTGGATTCGCGCACCATTCTCGATCAGGGCGGCGCGGAAAGCCTGCTCGGCAGCGGCGACATGCTATACCTGCCGCCGGGCACCGGATTTCCGCAGCGGGCCCATGGCGCTTTCGTGGACGACCACGAGGTATTGGAGGTGGTGGACTATCTGAAGCAAACCGGCCGGCCCCAATACATCGAAGAAATCACCCGTTTCCAGGACGAAAGCGAATCCGGCGGGGGAGGGGAACCGGACGGCGAAACCGACGCTCTATACGACGACGCGGTCCGCTTCGTGACCGAGACCCGACGGGTATCCATCTCCAGCGTGCAACGCAAATTCAAGATCGGCTACAACCGCGCCGCACGCATCGTCGAGGATATGGAAAGCGCGGGCGTGGTCAGCGAAGCCGAGGGAAATGGTTCACGAACGGTTTTGGCCCCCCCGCCGGTGGAGGATTGA
- a CDS encoding replication-associated recombination protein A: MATDMFRPLADRLRPRRLADFVGQRHLLAPGRPLFEAVDNGRLHSMILWGPPGTGKTTLARMIAEVANAEFIPLSAVLSNIKEIRSAIEAAKDLLAQERRTILFVDEVHRFNKSQQDAFLPHIEEGTIYFIGATTENPSFALNNALLSRARVYVLKTLQTEDLQQLIERALETPEGFGELTVEIPENIRRWFIDAADGDARRLLNFLEIAVDLARDDKNRAVISEELAKDMLAGGSVRRFDKQGDAFYDQISALHKSIRGSAPDASLYWLCRMLDGGCDPLYIARRLVRIASEDIGNADPRALQLSLDAWESQERLGSPEGELALAQAAAYMACAPKSNAVYRAFQAAQRDAAATGSVEVPIHLRNAPTKLMRELGYGKCYRYAHDEPEGYAAGENYFPDGLNPKPYYHPVGRGLEIKIAEKLKRLKALDDAQKTGKS; encoded by the coding sequence ATGGCGACTGATATGTTCCGACCCCTGGCCGACCGTTTGCGGCCTCGTCGTTTGGCGGACTTCGTCGGCCAACGTCATTTGCTGGCCCCCGGACGGCCGCTGTTCGAAGCGGTGGACAACGGCCGCCTCCATTCCATGATTTTATGGGGGCCGCCGGGCACCGGGAAGACGACCTTGGCGCGCATGATCGCGGAAGTGGCGAATGCTGAATTTATACCGTTATCTGCGGTTCTATCCAACATCAAAGAAATACGATCCGCCATTGAAGCGGCGAAAGATTTGCTCGCTCAAGAGCGACGAACCATTTTGTTCGTGGACGAAGTCCACCGTTTCAATAAATCTCAACAGGACGCGTTTCTCCCTCACATCGAGGAGGGGACGATTTATTTCATCGGCGCGACCACCGAAAATCCTTCCTTCGCGCTCAATAACGCCTTGTTGTCCCGGGCTCGGGTTTACGTCCTCAAAACGCTCCAAACGGAAGATTTGCAGCAACTGATCGAGCGCGCTTTGGAGACGCCGGAAGGATTTGGCGAGCTTACGGTTGAAATACCGGAAAATATTCGCCGCTGGTTTATCGATGCGGCTGACGGAGACGCCCGGCGCTTGCTGAATTTTTTGGAGATCGCCGTGGACTTGGCCCGTGACGATAAGAATCGGGCGGTGATCTCGGAAGAGTTGGCCAAAGATATGCTGGCCGGAGGTAGCGTGCGCCGCTTCGACAAGCAAGGAGATGCCTTCTACGACCAGATTTCGGCCTTGCACAAGTCGATTCGAGGCAGCGCCCCGGATGCCTCCTTGTATTGGCTGTGCCGAATGCTCGACGGCGGTTGCGATCCGCTTTACATCGCCCGCCGTTTGGTGCGGATCGCTTCCGAGGACATCGGCAACGCCGATCCCCGCGCCCTTCAATTATCCCTGGACGCCTGGGAATCCCAGGAGCGCCTGGGAAGTCCGGAAGGCGAGTTGGCTTTGGCGCAAGCGGCAGCATATATGGCATGCGCTCCCAAGAGCAATGCCGTTTATCGGGCTTTTCAGGCGGCGCAGCGCGATGCCGCCGCCACCGGCAGCGTAGAGGTTCCGATCCATCTCCGTAACGCGCCCACCAAACTGATGCGCGAACTGGGTTACGGCAAGTGCTATCGCTATGCGCACGACGAACCGGAAGGCTATGCCGCAGGTGAAAATTACTTTCCGGATGGTCTAAATCCGAAACCCTACTATCATCCGGTCGGCCGGGGGCTGGAGATTAAAATCGCCGAAAAGCTCAAGCGCTTGAAAGCCCTGGACGATGCCCAAAAAACGGGAAAATCCTAG
- a CDS encoding CvpA family protein, translated as MIWIDYAILTVICVSALIGLMRGFVQECFSLIGWVAALWVGLHYYAALAGRLEELSIPASARAIVAFAALFIATLILGKVLGYLLGTLIDRSFLSGLNRMGGVLFGGARGLLVVLILVLWASTYQLDREPWWRDSRLLPPLERWAAVFGHFQPQDYLHLVHTR; from the coding sequence TTGATCTGGATTGATTACGCCATCCTAACGGTGATTTGCGTTTCGGCGCTTATAGGGTTGATGCGCGGATTCGTTCAGGAGTGTTTCTCTCTGATCGGTTGGGTGGCGGCCCTGTGGGTGGGGCTGCATTATTATGCAGCGCTGGCCGGGCGCTTGGAGGAGCTGTCTATTCCAGCGTCCGCACGGGCGATCGTGGCCTTCGCGGCATTATTCATTGCTACCTTGATCTTAGGCAAGGTGTTGGGTTATCTCCTCGGCACGCTGATCGATCGTTCCTTCCTCAGCGGCCTCAACCGAATGGGCGGTGTTTTATTCGGCGGCGCACGGGGCTTGCTGGTGGTTTTGATCCTGGTTTTATGGGCGAGTACCTACCAACTGGATCGAGAACCATGGTGGCGGGATTCCCGTCTTTTACCTCCCCTTGAGCGCTGGGCCGCCGTCTTTGGCCATTTCCAGCCTCAGGATTATTTGCATTTGGTGCACACTCGCTGA